The Anas platyrhynchos isolate ZD024472 breed Pekin duck chromosome 3, IASCAAS_PekinDuck_T2T, whole genome shotgun sequence genome includes a window with the following:
- the XPO1 gene encoding exportin-1 isoform X2 has translation MILVQILKQEWPKHWPTFISDIVGASRTSESLCQNNMVILKLLSEEVFDFSSGQITQVKAKHLKDSMCNEFSQIFQLCQFVMENSQNAPLVHATLETLLRFLNWIPLGYIFETKLISTLIYKFLNVPMFRNVSLKCLTEIAGVSVSQYEEQFVTLFTLTMMQLKQMLPLNTNIRLAYSNGKDDEQNFIQNLSLFLCTFLKEHGQLIEKRLNLRETLMEALHYMLLVSEVEETEIFKICLEYWNHLAAELYRESPFSTSASPLLSGSQHFDVPPRRQLYLPVLSKVRLLMVSRMAKPEEVLVVENDQGEVVREFMKDTDSINLYKNMRETLVYLTHLDYADTERIMTEKLHNQVNGTEWSWKNLNTLCWAIGSISGAMHEEDEKRFLVTVIKDLLGLCEQKRGKDNKAIIASNIMYIVGQYPRFLRAHWKFLKTVVNKLFEFMHETHDGVQDMACDTFIKIAQKCRRHFVQVQVGEVMPFIDEILNNINTIICDLQPQQVHTFYEAVGYMIGAQTDQTVQEHLIEKYMLLPNQVWDSIIQQATKNVDILKDPETVKQLGSILKTNVRACKAVGHPFVIQLGRIYLDMLNVYKCLSENISAAIQANGEMVTKQPLIRSMRTVKRETLKLISGWVSRSNDPQMVAENFVPPLLDAVLIDYQRNVPAAREPEVLSTMAIIVNKLGGHITAEIPQIFDAVFECTLNMINKDFEEYPEHRTNFFLLLQAVNSHCFPAFLAIPPAQFKLVLDSIIWAFKHTMRNVADTGLQILYTLLQNVAQEEAAAQSFYQTYFCDILQHIFSVVTDTSHTAGLTMHASILAYMFNLVEEGKISTPLNPGNPVNNQMFIQEYVANLLKSAFPHLQDAQVKLFVTGLFSLNQDIPAFKEHLRDFLVQIKEFAGEDTSDLFLEERETALRQAQEEKHKLQMSVPGILNPHEIPEEMCD, from the exons ATGATTCTTGTTCAG ATTCTGAAACAGGAATGGCCAAAGCACTGGCCAACTTTTATAAGTGATATTGTGGGAGCGAGCAGGACTAGTGAAAGCCTTTGTCAGAACAATATGGTGATCCTTAAACTATTGAGCGAAGAAGTGTTTGATTTTTCCAGTGGCCAGATAACTCAAGTGAAAGCTAAGCATTTGAAAGACAG TATGTGCAATGAGTTCTCTCAGATATTTCAACTGTGTCAGTTTGTGATG GAAAACTCCCAAAATGCTCCCTTAGTTCATGCAACATTGGAAACCTTGCTACGATTTCTGAACTGGATTCCTCTGGGATATATATTTGAGACCAAGTTAATCAGCACACTAATATACAAG TTCTTAAATGTTCCCATGTTTCGGAACGTCTCTTTGAAGTGCCTCACAGAGATTGCAGGTGTCAGTGTAAGCCAATATGAAGAACAGTTTGTAACACTTTTTACATTGACCATGATGCAGTTAAAACAG ATGCTTCCTTTAAATACCAATATCCGACTTGCATACTCAAATGGGAAAGATGATGAACAGAACTTCATTCAGAATCTCAGTTTGTTTCTCTGCACGTTCCTCAAGGAGCATGGTCAACTTAtagaaaaaagattaaatctGAGGGAAACATTAATGGAG GCTCTTCATTATATGTTACTGGTATCAGAAGTTGAAGAAACggaaattttcaagatttgtCTTGAATATTGGAATCATTTAGCTGCTGAGCTCTACAGAGAGAGTCCATTTTCAACATCTGCTTCTCCATTGCTTTCGGGAAGTCAACACTTCGATGTTCCTCCAAGGAGGCAGCTTTATTTGCCTGTATTATCCAAG GTTCGATTGCTAATGGTTAGCCGTATGGCTAAACCTGAAGAAGTGCTAGTTGTGGAAAATGATCAGGGGGAAGTAGTACGAGAATTCATGAAGGATACAGATTCCATaaacttatataaaaatatgagaGAAACATTGG TGTATCTTACGCATCTGGATTATGCAGACACAGAACGAATAATGACTGAAAAACTTCACAATCAAGTGAACGGGACAGAGTGGTCATGGAAAAATTTGAATACCCTATGTTGGGCTATAGGTTCAATCAGTGGAGCAATGcatgaagaagatgaaaaaagatTCCTTGTTACAGTAATTAAG GATCTCCTGGGACTCTGTGAACAAAAGCGAGGAAAAGACAACAAAGCCATTATCGCATCAAATATAATGTACATAGTAGGTCAATACCCACGGTTTTTGAGGGCTCACTGGAAATTTTTGAAGACAGTAGTcaacaagctatttgaatttaTGCATG AAACCCATGATGGCGTCCAGGATATGGCTTGTGATACCTTCATAAAAATAGCACAAAAATGCCGCCGACATTTTGTTCAGGTTCAAGTGGGAGAGGTCATGCCATTTATTGATGAAATCTTGAACAATATTAATACAATCATCTGTGACCTTCAGCCACAACAG GTGCATACGTTCTATGAAGCAGTGGGATACATGATTGGGGCACAGACAGACCAGACTGTACAGGAACATCTGATAGAAAAGTACATGTTGCTCCCTAATCAAGTATGGGACAGCATAATTCAACAGGCAACAAAA AATGTTGATATTCTGAAGGATCCTGAAACTGTTAAGCAGCTTGGTAGCATTCTGAAAACCAATGTAAGAGCGTGTAAAGCAGTTGGCCACCCCTTTGTGATTCAACTTGGAAGAATTTATTTAGATATGCTGAATGTGTACAAGTGCCtaagtgaaaatatttctgcagctATTCAGGCTAATG GTGAAATGGTAACAAAGCAGCCTTTGATTAGAAGTATGAGGACTGTAAAAAGGGAAACTTTAAAACTGATTTCTGGCTGGGTGAGCAGGTCCAATGATCCTCAGATG GTAGCTGAAAACTTTGTTCCTCCCTTGTTGGATGCAGTTCTCATTGACTACCAGAGAAATGTGCCGGCTGCTAGAGAACCCGAAGTACTTAGTACTATGGCTATCATCGTAAACAAGCTGGGTGGACACATTACTGCTGAAATACCTCAGATATTTGATGCTGTTTTTGAGTGCACGTTAAATATGATAAATAAg GATTTTGAAGAATATCCTGAACATAGAACAAACTTCTTCTTGCTACTCCAGGCTGTAAATTCTCATTGCTTCCCAGCATTCCTGGCCATTCCACCTGCACAGTTCAAACTTGTTCTGGATTCTATTATTTGGGCTTTTAAACACACAATGAGAAATGTTGCAGATACAG GACTTCAAATACTTTATACTCTACTACAGAATGTTGCGCAAGAAGAGGCAGCTGCCCAGAGTTTCTATCAGACATATTTCTGTGATATCCTCCAGCACATTTTCTCAGTTGTAACAGATACTTCACATACTGCTG GTTTGACAATGCATGCATCAATCCTTGCATACATGTTCAACTTAgtagaagagggaaaaataagtactccattaaaccCTGGAAATCCAGTGAACAACCAAATGTTTATTCAGGAGTACGTTGCTAACCTTCTCAAATCTGCATTTCCTCATCTGCAAGA TGCCCAGGTTAAGCTGTTTGTAACAGGACTCTTCAGTTTAAACCAGGATATCCCTGCCTTCAAGGAGCATCTAAGGGATTTCCTGGTCCAAATCAAG GAATTTGCAGGTGAAGACACATCAGATTTATTCTTGGAGGAAAGAGAAACAGCCCTTCGGCAGGCTCAAGAGGAGAAGCATAAACTTCAGATGTCTGTACCTGGCATCCTTAATCCACATGAAATTCCTGAGGAGATgtgtgattaa
- the XPO1 gene encoding exportin-1 isoform X1 translates to MPAIMTMLADHAARQLLDFNQKLDINLLDNVVNCLYHGEGAQQRMAQEVLTHLKEHPDAWTRVDTILEFSQNMNTKYYGLQILENVIKTRWKILPRNQCEGIKKYVVGLIIKTSSDPTCVEKEKVYIGKLNMILVQILKQEWPKHWPTFISDIVGASRTSESLCQNNMVILKLLSEEVFDFSSGQITQVKAKHLKDSMCNEFSQIFQLCQFVMENSQNAPLVHATLETLLRFLNWIPLGYIFETKLISTLIYKFLNVPMFRNVSLKCLTEIAGVSVSQYEEQFVTLFTLTMMQLKQMLPLNTNIRLAYSNGKDDEQNFIQNLSLFLCTFLKEHGQLIEKRLNLRETLMEALHYMLLVSEVEETEIFKICLEYWNHLAAELYRESPFSTSASPLLSGSQHFDVPPRRQLYLPVLSKVRLLMVSRMAKPEEVLVVENDQGEVVREFMKDTDSINLYKNMRETLVYLTHLDYADTERIMTEKLHNQVNGTEWSWKNLNTLCWAIGSISGAMHEEDEKRFLVTVIKDLLGLCEQKRGKDNKAIIASNIMYIVGQYPRFLRAHWKFLKTVVNKLFEFMHETHDGVQDMACDTFIKIAQKCRRHFVQVQVGEVMPFIDEILNNINTIICDLQPQQVHTFYEAVGYMIGAQTDQTVQEHLIEKYMLLPNQVWDSIIQQATKNVDILKDPETVKQLGSILKTNVRACKAVGHPFVIQLGRIYLDMLNVYKCLSENISAAIQANGEMVTKQPLIRSMRTVKRETLKLISGWVSRSNDPQMVAENFVPPLLDAVLIDYQRNVPAAREPEVLSTMAIIVNKLGGHITAEIPQIFDAVFECTLNMINKDFEEYPEHRTNFFLLLQAVNSHCFPAFLAIPPAQFKLVLDSIIWAFKHTMRNVADTGLQILYTLLQNVAQEEAAAQSFYQTYFCDILQHIFSVVTDTSHTAGLTMHASILAYMFNLVEEGKISTPLNPGNPVNNQMFIQEYVANLLKSAFPHLQDAQVKLFVTGLFSLNQDIPAFKEHLRDFLVQIKEFAGEDTSDLFLEERETALRQAQEEKHKLQMSVPGILNPHEIPEEMCD, encoded by the exons GTATAAAAAAGTACGTTGTCGGCCTAATTATCAAGACTTCTTCTGATCCTACGTGTGTAGAA AAAGAGAAAGTGTACATTGGAAAACTGAATATGATTCTTGTTCAG ATTCTGAAACAGGAATGGCCAAAGCACTGGCCAACTTTTATAAGTGATATTGTGGGAGCGAGCAGGACTAGTGAAAGCCTTTGTCAGAACAATATGGTGATCCTTAAACTATTGAGCGAAGAAGTGTTTGATTTTTCCAGTGGCCAGATAACTCAAGTGAAAGCTAAGCATTTGAAAGACAG TATGTGCAATGAGTTCTCTCAGATATTTCAACTGTGTCAGTTTGTGATG GAAAACTCCCAAAATGCTCCCTTAGTTCATGCAACATTGGAAACCTTGCTACGATTTCTGAACTGGATTCCTCTGGGATATATATTTGAGACCAAGTTAATCAGCACACTAATATACAAG TTCTTAAATGTTCCCATGTTTCGGAACGTCTCTTTGAAGTGCCTCACAGAGATTGCAGGTGTCAGTGTAAGCCAATATGAAGAACAGTTTGTAACACTTTTTACATTGACCATGATGCAGTTAAAACAG ATGCTTCCTTTAAATACCAATATCCGACTTGCATACTCAAATGGGAAAGATGATGAACAGAACTTCATTCAGAATCTCAGTTTGTTTCTCTGCACGTTCCTCAAGGAGCATGGTCAACTTAtagaaaaaagattaaatctGAGGGAAACATTAATGGAG GCTCTTCATTATATGTTACTGGTATCAGAAGTTGAAGAAACggaaattttcaagatttgtCTTGAATATTGGAATCATTTAGCTGCTGAGCTCTACAGAGAGAGTCCATTTTCAACATCTGCTTCTCCATTGCTTTCGGGAAGTCAACACTTCGATGTTCCTCCAAGGAGGCAGCTTTATTTGCCTGTATTATCCAAG GTTCGATTGCTAATGGTTAGCCGTATGGCTAAACCTGAAGAAGTGCTAGTTGTGGAAAATGATCAGGGGGAAGTAGTACGAGAATTCATGAAGGATACAGATTCCATaaacttatataaaaatatgagaGAAACATTGG TGTATCTTACGCATCTGGATTATGCAGACACAGAACGAATAATGACTGAAAAACTTCACAATCAAGTGAACGGGACAGAGTGGTCATGGAAAAATTTGAATACCCTATGTTGGGCTATAGGTTCAATCAGTGGAGCAATGcatgaagaagatgaaaaaagatTCCTTGTTACAGTAATTAAG GATCTCCTGGGACTCTGTGAACAAAAGCGAGGAAAAGACAACAAAGCCATTATCGCATCAAATATAATGTACATAGTAGGTCAATACCCACGGTTTTTGAGGGCTCACTGGAAATTTTTGAAGACAGTAGTcaacaagctatttgaatttaTGCATG AAACCCATGATGGCGTCCAGGATATGGCTTGTGATACCTTCATAAAAATAGCACAAAAATGCCGCCGACATTTTGTTCAGGTTCAAGTGGGAGAGGTCATGCCATTTATTGATGAAATCTTGAACAATATTAATACAATCATCTGTGACCTTCAGCCACAACAG GTGCATACGTTCTATGAAGCAGTGGGATACATGATTGGGGCACAGACAGACCAGACTGTACAGGAACATCTGATAGAAAAGTACATGTTGCTCCCTAATCAAGTATGGGACAGCATAATTCAACAGGCAACAAAA AATGTTGATATTCTGAAGGATCCTGAAACTGTTAAGCAGCTTGGTAGCATTCTGAAAACCAATGTAAGAGCGTGTAAAGCAGTTGGCCACCCCTTTGTGATTCAACTTGGAAGAATTTATTTAGATATGCTGAATGTGTACAAGTGCCtaagtgaaaatatttctgcagctATTCAGGCTAATG GTGAAATGGTAACAAAGCAGCCTTTGATTAGAAGTATGAGGACTGTAAAAAGGGAAACTTTAAAACTGATTTCTGGCTGGGTGAGCAGGTCCAATGATCCTCAGATG GTAGCTGAAAACTTTGTTCCTCCCTTGTTGGATGCAGTTCTCATTGACTACCAGAGAAATGTGCCGGCTGCTAGAGAACCCGAAGTACTTAGTACTATGGCTATCATCGTAAACAAGCTGGGTGGACACATTACTGCTGAAATACCTCAGATATTTGATGCTGTTTTTGAGTGCACGTTAAATATGATAAATAAg GATTTTGAAGAATATCCTGAACATAGAACAAACTTCTTCTTGCTACTCCAGGCTGTAAATTCTCATTGCTTCCCAGCATTCCTGGCCATTCCACCTGCACAGTTCAAACTTGTTCTGGATTCTATTATTTGGGCTTTTAAACACACAATGAGAAATGTTGCAGATACAG GACTTCAAATACTTTATACTCTACTACAGAATGTTGCGCAAGAAGAGGCAGCTGCCCAGAGTTTCTATCAGACATATTTCTGTGATATCCTCCAGCACATTTTCTCAGTTGTAACAGATACTTCACATACTGCTG GTTTGACAATGCATGCATCAATCCTTGCATACATGTTCAACTTAgtagaagagggaaaaataagtactccattaaaccCTGGAAATCCAGTGAACAACCAAATGTTTATTCAGGAGTACGTTGCTAACCTTCTCAAATCTGCATTTCCTCATCTGCAAGA TGCCCAGGTTAAGCTGTTTGTAACAGGACTCTTCAGTTTAAACCAGGATATCCCTGCCTTCAAGGAGCATCTAAGGGATTTCCTGGTCCAAATCAAG GAATTTGCAGGTGAAGACACATCAGATTTATTCTTGGAGGAAAGAGAAACAGCCCTTCGGCAGGCTCAAGAGGAGAAGCATAAACTTCAGATGTCTGTACCTGGCATCCTTAATCCACATGAAATTCCTGAGGAGATgtgtgattaa